The stretch of DNA TAGACTTAATTTGACTCCAGATGTTTTAAATGAAGCTGGCAAAAAACTTTATTTTGCAGCAAAAGATAATATATGTGGCGCAAGATTCACAGGCGCAGGAGGTGGCGGATGTATATGGGCTATTGGCGAAAAAAATAATATATATAATTTAAAAAACGACTGGAAAATAATTCTTGACTCTTATGAAAATGCTTGTTTTCTTGATTTAAAGATTGATAACAAAGGACTTAATTCCTAATATTTACATTGTTGTGAGGCAAAAAAATATGAATTTTCAAAATGTTATATTATCGTTACAAAATTTTTGGGCTAATAAAGGCTGTATTATCGCCCAGCCCTATGATATTGAAGTAGGAGCTGGAACTTTTCATTCTGCTACTTTGCTTAGAGCTATTGGGCCTGAACCATGGAAAGTAGCCTATGTTCAGCCTTCAAGACGTCCTACTGACGGAAGATATGGAGAAAATCCAAACCGTCTTCAACATTATTATCAATTTCAAGTAATTTTAAAACCGTCTCCTTTTGATGTTCAGGAGCAATATTTAAGCAGTCTGGAAACTCTTGGGATTGACTGTCTTGAGCATGATATCCGATTTGTCGAAGATGACTGGGAATCTCCAACTTTAGGTGCTTCAGGTCTCGGATGGGAAGTATGGCTCGACGGAATGGAGATAACGCAGTTTACTTATTTTCAAATGGCTGGAAGCATTGAGCTTCATCCAATATCTGTTGAAATTACCTATGGACTTGAAAGAATAGCCATGTATTTGCAAAAAATAGATAATGTTTATGACTTGAAGTGGAATGACACTTTATTTTATGGAGATGTTCATCATCAGCAAGAAGTTGAACAATCCTATTATAATTTTGAAAAAGCTGATGTAAAAATGCTTTTTGAGCTTTTTTCAAAATACGAAGAAGAGTCTAAACGTATTATAAACGAGTCCCTTGTTCTTCCAGCTTATGAATATTGCTTGAAATGCTCCCATGCCTTTAATATTTTAGATGCAAGGGGTGCGATAAGCGTTACTGAAAGAACTGGATATATTGCAAGGATAAGAAATCTTGCTCGGCTTTGTGCTGAAGCTTATTTAAATCAGCGAAATTCTAAAGGCTTCCCTTTGATGAATAGAGTCTGGAGGTAAAATTTTGATATGAAAAATTTATTACTTGAAATATTTAGTGAAGAAATACCTGCAGGATATATTGAGCCTGCTTTAAATGCTTTAGCTGAAAAATTGTCTAAAAAACTTGATGAATCAAGAATTAAATATGGAAATATAAAAACATTTGGAACTCCAAGAAGGCTTGGAATATTGATAGATTCCGTTTCTGAAATGCAGGAAACAGTAACTACAGAAATAATAGGGCCTCCGGAAAAAGCAAGCTTTGATGATGATGGCAAACCAAAAATTGCTGCTCAAAAATTTGCAGAAAAAGCAGAAATTACAATCGATCAAATCAAAATTAAAGATACTCCAAAGGGAAGATATCTTTCTGCTGAAGTAACAGAAAAAGGTATTTCAACTAAAAATATACTTGAAAATATTTTACCAGATATAATTCTTTCAATACCTTTTCCTAAAACTATGAAATGGTCGGATCTTTCTATTTTTTTCGCAAGACCTATACGAAATATTATGGCTATATTTGGAAATGATTATGTGCCTTTTATATTAGGAAATATTAAAAGCGGAGCAATTACCTACGGGCATCGTTTTATGTTTCCAAAAAGTATAGAAATAAATGATACAAAAGAATATCAAGACAAACTTCGTTCTGCTTATGTTATTGCGGACATAGTTGAAAGAAAGAATGAGATACGCCAAAAGATCGAAAAAGCAGCAAAAGATTCAGGCGGGGAAGTCCTTAAGGATGATGAGCTTGTGGATATTGTCACAAATCTTGTTGAATATCCAGCTATTTCTGTTGGGAAATTTGATACTAAATTTCTTAGTCTTCCAAAAGAAATTTTAATAACTGCAATGCGTGAGCATCAAAAATATTTCGCTGTGATCGACGACAAGCAAAAGCTTATGCCTTATTTTATTGCGGTTAATAATACGCCAGTAAAAGATATGTCCCTTGTGTCTATGGGGCATGCACGAGTTTTAAGGGCTCGCCTTGAAGATGCAAGCTTTTTTTATAAAGCTGATAAAAAAGATATTTTTGAAAGCTTTGTGGAAAAATTAAAAGGAGTTTTATTTCAAGCAAAGCTTGGAAGTGTCTATGAAAAAACATTAAGAATACAAAAATTAGCTGAGTTTTTATGCGATAGCCTAAACTTTGACGAAACTATTAAAAAATATTCCGTTAGAGCCGGATTTCTTTGTAAGGCTGATTTAGTAACCCATGTTGTTGGAGAGTTTCCAAAGCTTCAAGGAATAATGGGTAGAGTCTATACGTCTGAAAATGAATCTCAAGAAGTTTCAAAAGCAATTGAGGAACATTATAGGCCTCTTTATTCAGGCGGATTACTTCCTGAAACGATTTGTGGATCAATTCTTAGTATTGCCGATAAAATTGATTCCATATGCGGATGCTTTCATGTTGGACTTATACCTTCTGGCGCCTCTGATCCTTATGCTTTAAGACGTCAAAGCATAGGAATCATACAAATAGCTTTAGATAACGGCTT from Desulfobacterales bacterium encodes:
- the glyQ gene encoding glycine--tRNA ligase subunit alpha yields the protein MNFQNVILSLQNFWANKGCIIAQPYDIEVGAGTFHSATLLRAIGPEPWKVAYVQPSRRPTDGRYGENPNRLQHYYQFQVILKPSPFDVQEQYLSSLETLGIDCLEHDIRFVEDDWESPTLGASGLGWEVWLDGMEITQFTYFQMAGSIELHPISVEITYGLERIAMYLQKIDNVYDLKWNDTLFYGDVHHQQEVEQSYYNFEKADVKMLFELFSKYEEESKRIINESLVLPAYEYCLKCSHAFNILDARGAISVTERTGYIARIRNLARLCAEAYLNQRNSKGFPLMNRVWR
- a CDS encoding glycine--tRNA ligase subunit beta; this translates as MKNLLLEIFSEEIPAGYIEPALNALAEKLSKKLDESRIKYGNIKTFGTPRRLGILIDSVSEMQETVTTEIIGPPEKASFDDDGKPKIAAQKFAEKAEITIDQIKIKDTPKGRYLSAEVTEKGISTKNILENILPDIILSIPFPKTMKWSDLSIFFARPIRNIMAIFGNDYVPFILGNIKSGAITYGHRFMFPKSIEINDTKEYQDKLRSAYVIADIVERKNEIRQKIEKAAKDSGGEVLKDDELVDIVTNLVEYPAISVGKFDTKFLSLPKEILITAMREHQKYFAVIDDKQKLMPYFIAVNNTPVKDMSLVSMGHARVLRARLEDASFFYKADKKDIFESFVEKLKGVLFQAKLGSVYEKTLRIQKLAEFLCDSLNFDETIKKYSVRAGFLCKADLVTHVVGEFPKLQGIMGRVYTSENESQEVSKAIEEHYRPLYSGGLLPETICGSILSIADKIDSICGCFHVGLIPSGASDPYALRRQSIGIIQIALDNGFEFSLKKLILASLEMFKEKSDISILETSDKVYDFLVSRMTSLLIDEGFSRDLISAVTSASAENIPSVWKRLKSLAKLKSEPYFENIAISFKRIVNIIKKSDQAVRGNTVVVDEVLFEKECEKELFELFKEVKDKVLEDINASNFDGAFYNVASLREKVDKFFDGVLVMADNEKIRNNRFSLLLNLSNLFELLADFSKIST